The Nycticebus coucang isolate mNycCou1 chromosome 5, mNycCou1.pri, whole genome shotgun sequence genome window below encodes:
- the LOC128585733 gene encoding LOW QUALITY PROTEIN: TRAF-type zinc finger domain-containing protein 1-like (The sequence of the model RefSeq protein was modified relative to this genomic sequence to represent the inferred CDS: inserted 2 bases in 2 codons), with translation MAEFLDDQDTRLCDNCKKEIPVFNFTIHEIHCQRNIGMCPLCKEPFPKSDMETHMATEHXVTCKCNKKLEKRQLKKHEETECPLRLAVCQHCDLELSIVKLKEHEDYCGARTELCGTCGRNVLVKDLKTHPEVCGQEGGEKRNEVAIPPNEYDESWGQDGIWIASQLLRQIEALDPPMRLPGRPLRAFESDLFHNRTTSQRNMTAPFPIQNNLFEEQERQERNRSQQPPKESGEDSANLDFMLALSLQKEGQASTMAEQDFWRSICEADQSHGGPSSLSDIKGAADETMLPCEFCEELYPEELLIDHQTSCNPSRALPSFHTVSSSPRRVEEPDVIFQNFLQQAASNQLASLMGLNNSPSVEDTIIIPCEFCGVQLEEEVLFHHQDQWDQRPATANNHVTEGIPRQDSQPGETSPELPRRXVRHQGDLSSGYMDDIKQETANGPTYPLPPSRPINSMKATYNRLSKSTSGPRPGCPPSPPCVLKLNNPDSQDIQGQNRNSQNGAAGHVPVIQSVRNLYPENLVPSFPHGPAGRYGASGRSESGRNSRVTPTAASYRSRTPKAKPPKQQGAGDAEEEEEEE, from the exons ATGGCTGAATTTCTAGATGACCAGGATACTCGATTGTGTGACAACTGTAAGAAAGAAATTCCTGTGTTTAATTTTACCATCCACGAGATCCACTGTCAAAGGAACATTGGTATGTGTCCTCTCTGCAAGGAACCATTTCCCAAATCTGACATGGAAACTCACATGGCTACGGAAC TGGTGACCTGCAAATGTAACAAGAAGTTGGAGAAGAGACAGTTAAAGAAGCATGAGGAGACTGAGTGCCCTCTGCGGCTTGCTGTCTGCCAACACTGTGATTTGGAACTTTCCATTGTCAAGTTGAAGGAACACGAAGATTACTGTGGTGCCCGGACAGAGTTGTGTGGCACCTGTGGGCGCAATGTTCTTGTTAAAGACCTGAAGACTCACCCGGAAGTTTGTGGgcaagagggaggggaaaagagaaatgagGTTGCCATACCTCCTAATGAATATGATGAGTCTTGGGGTCAAGATGGAATCTGGATCGCATCCCAACTCCTGAGACAAATTGAGGCACTGGACCCACCCATGAGGCTACCTGGAAGGCCCCTGAGAGCCTTTGAATCAGATCTTTTCCATAATAGAACTACCAGCCAAAGGAATATGACAGCTCCGTTTCCGATTCAGAATAATCTATTTGAAGAACAAGAAAGGCAGGAAAGGAATAGAAGCCAACAGCCCCCCAAAGAGAGTGGTGAAGATAGTGCAAATTTGGACTTCATGTTGGCCCTGAGTCTGCAAAAGGAAGGTCAGGCCTCCACTATGGCAGAGCAGGACTTCTGGAGGTCTATATGTGAGGCAGACCAATCTCATGGTGGTCCCAGTTCTCTGAGTGACATAAAGGGTGCAGCTGACGAGACCATGTTGCCTTGTGAATTTTGTGAGGAGCTCTATCCAGAGGAATTGCTGATTGACCATCAGACAAGCTGTAACCCTTCACGTGCCTTACCTTCATTCCATACTGTCAGCTCTTCACCCAGAAGGGTGGAGGAACCTGATGTCATCTTCCAGAACTTTCTGCAGCAGGCTGCAAGTAACCAGTTAGCCTCTTTGATGGGCCTTAACAATTCTCCCTCTGTGGAGGACACCATCATTATCCCATGTGAATTCTGTGGGGTACAGCTTGAAGAGGAAGTTCTGTTTCATCATCAGGACCAGTGGGACCAACGCCCAGCCACAGCAAACAACCACGTGACAGAGGGGATTCCTAGACAGGATTCTCAGCCTGGAGAGACCTCACCAGAGCTGCCCAGGA GTGTCAGACACCAGGGAGACCTGTCTTCTGGTTACATGGATGATATCAAGCAGGAAACAGCTAATGGGCCCACCTACCCTCTGCCCCCCAGCAGACCCATCAACAGTATGAAAGCTACCTATAACCGACTGTCAAAATCAACATCGGGCCCCAGACCTGGGTGCCCACCCAGTCCTCCTTGTGTACTGAAGCTCAACAACCCAGACAGCCAGGACATCCAGGGGCAGAATCGAAACAGTCAGAATGGGGCTGCTGGGCATGTTCCAGTGATTCAATCGGTTCGAAACCTCTACCCAGAAAACCTTGTGCCCTCTTTCCCACATGGGCCTGCAGGAAGATATGGAGCTAGTGGTAGGAGTGAAAGTGGCAGGAACTCCCGAGTCACCCCCACAGCTGCCAGCTACCGCAGCAGAACTCCAAAGGCAAAGCCCCCCAAGCAGCAGGGAGCTGGGGAtgcagaagaggaagaggaagaggagtga